A region of Rhodoferax potami DNA encodes the following proteins:
- the fliN gene encoding flagellar motor switch protein FliN — translation MPSEDKPEESQPAADDGMADWAEALLEQKSTDASAGAPSGGPLFGETPKPFSASTDGQVNDINMVLDIPVQLSVELGRTKVPIKHILQLGQGSVVELDALAGEPMDVLVNGYLIAQGEVVVVNDKFGIRLTDVVTPSERLKRVSRN, via the coding sequence ATGCCATCTGAAGACAAACCCGAAGAGAGTCAACCCGCTGCCGACGACGGCATGGCGGATTGGGCGGAAGCGCTACTGGAGCAGAAGTCCACAGATGCCAGCGCTGGAGCACCCTCTGGCGGGCCTCTTTTCGGCGAGACCCCTAAGCCGTTCTCTGCCTCTACGGATGGGCAGGTGAATGACATCAACATGGTGTTGGATATTCCGGTTCAGCTGTCGGTAGAGCTGGGGCGCACCAAGGTACCCATCAAGCATATCCTGCAGCTTGGGCAAGGGTCGGTGGTCGAGCTGGATGCGCTTGCGGGCGAGCCCATGGATGTGTTGGTCAATGGCTACCTGATTGCGCAGGGCGAAGTGGTCGTGGTGAACGATAAGTTCGGTATACGATTGACGGATGTTGTCACTCCATCTGAGCGGCTTAAACGTGTCAGTCGAAATTAA
- the istB gene encoding IS21-like element helper ATPase IstB has translation MSLQMERLRELCDQLRLLNLPDQLAHLGQMAAKKELGYLEFLEQALRGEALARVERTRAMLTRIAGFPAIKTLDEFDFQFASGVPKTLVQELGSLAFVERSENVVLLGASGVGKTHLAIALGYRATQAGIKTRFITAADLLMTLSTALRQNTLEEAIKRIVRPYRLLIIDEVGYLPMNREQANLLFQVIAKRYEVGSLILTSNLPFGQWDQTFADDATLTAALLDRLLHHAHVVPISGDSYRLKDKRRAGVIAASSNALLKRKRSHLDTQEEQAA, from the coding sequence ATGAGCCTGCAAATGGAAAGACTGCGTGAACTGTGTGATCAGCTGCGCCTGCTCAACTTACCCGATCAGCTTGCCCACTTGGGGCAAATGGCGGCCAAGAAAGAGCTGGGGTACCTGGAGTTCCTGGAGCAAGCCTTGCGTGGCGAGGCTCTGGCCAGGGTGGAGAGAACGCGCGCCATGCTCACGCGCATAGCGGGCTTCCCCGCCATCAAGACGCTCGATGAGTTTGACTTCCAGTTTGCCAGCGGTGTGCCCAAAACTCTGGTGCAGGAGCTTGGCAGTCTGGCCTTCGTGGAGCGCAGCGAGAACGTGGTCTTGCTGGGCGCCAGTGGGGTGGGCAAAACCCACTTGGCCATCGCCTTGGGCTACAGGGCAACCCAGGCTGGAATCAAGACGCGTTTCATCACGGCGGCAGATCTGCTGATGACACTGAGCACGGCACTACGGCAGAACACCCTGGAAGAGGCTATCAAACGCATCGTGCGTCCCTACCGGCTGTTGATCATTGACGAAGTCGGGTACCTACCCATGAATCGGGAACAGGCGAATCTTCTGTTCCAAGTCATTGCCAAACGCTATGAAGTGGGAAGTCTCATCCTGACCTCCAATCTGCCGTTTGGGCAATGGGACCAGACATTTGCAGACGATGCAACGCTGACAGCGGCGCTACTTGACCGACTGCTCCACCACGCCCATGTGGTCCCGATCTCAGGAGACTCCTATCGCCTGAAAGATAAGCGGCGTGCCGGTGTGATTGCCGCCAGCAGCAATGCCCTACTCAAACGAAAACGCAGTCACCTTGATACACAGGAGGAGCAAGCAGCCTAG
- a CDS encoding flagellar hook-length control protein FliK, protein MTIELAPKAQPTPAKESAPQVNKKASADSTASTPVGPSFFTILEGIDEAPAGNIISGGTLDGGLPLASDAVPLQSDAAGVAVDDEAEGLLGDAAFLALLGVTPPAVAIATPTEGVVPKPAKLQSSEGGASLVGVLDAGAKKAPVAPTKSGRDALLAAAEAASESVLGNAGDRTTAASPGLLMPPKDVMPERIQRMTQDAIVSMFKGVEAIPLAGANSRDRVQEPGTSTRGGGSDALAPLSGLQQSAGGAMGVDGVFAGSATEAMGEQFSEDVKYWVGQDMQKAELTLDGFGQSAVEVSISLQGNEAHVAFRTDEAQTRDALSSASTQLQDALNRQGMSLAGVSVGTSNAGDSRDKAGQGQSSPWRRARVEGAEEVTVSSGIKPLNSGRNIDLFV, encoded by the coding sequence ATGACGATTGAACTTGCCCCCAAAGCACAGCCCACCCCTGCGAAGGAATCTGCGCCTCAAGTGAACAAAAAGGCGTCGGCTGATAGCACCGCCAGTACTCCTGTGGGGCCCAGTTTCTTTACGATTCTGGAAGGTATAGACGAAGCGCCTGCTGGCAATATCATTTCCGGGGGCACGCTGGATGGCGGGTTGCCACTGGCGAGCGATGCTGTGCCGCTTCAAAGTGATGCGGCAGGTGTTGCCGTGGATGATGAAGCGGAAGGGCTACTTGGTGATGCCGCGTTCTTGGCATTGCTGGGCGTAACTCCGCCTGCAGTGGCCATCGCTACCCCAACGGAGGGTGTGGTGCCCAAGCCGGCCAAGCTGCAGAGCTCGGAGGGGGGCGCATCGCTGGTCGGTGTGCTGGATGCGGGAGCTAAGAAGGCGCCTGTCGCTCCGACAAAGTCGGGCCGTGATGCGCTGCTGGCAGCGGCGGAAGCGGCCAGTGAGTCAGTGCTGGGTAATGCTGGAGATCGCACTACGGCGGCCAGCCCGGGCTTGCTGATGCCGCCCAAAGATGTGATGCCGGAGCGCATTCAGCGCATGACACAGGACGCAATCGTTTCGATGTTCAAAGGTGTTGAGGCGATCCCTTTAGCCGGCGCTAATTCGCGGGACCGTGTGCAGGAGCCCGGTACGTCGACGCGGGGGGGCGGTTCTGATGCCCTCGCGCCGCTGAGTGGTTTGCAGCAGAGCGCCGGCGGCGCCATGGGCGTGGATGGCGTGTTTGCAGGCTCCGCTACCGAGGCCATGGGGGAGCAGTTTTCTGAAGACGTGAAGTATTGGGTCGGGCAGGACATGCAAAAGGCGGAACTCACGCTGGACGGGTTCGGGCAATCGGCTGTCGAGGTGAGTATTTCTTTGCAAGGAAATGAGGCGCATGTGGCCTTCCGTACGGATGAGGCGCAAACACGTGATGCGCTGTCTAGCGCCAGCACGCAGTTGCAAGATGCCTTGAACCGTCAGGGAATGAGCTTGGCAGGGGTGTCGGTGGGTACATCCAATGCGGGAGATTCACGCGATAAGGCGGGTCAAGGCCAGAGTTCTCCATGGCGTCGCGCTCGCGTAGAAGGAGCGGAAGAGGTGACGGTATCCAGCGGCATAAAGCCCCTCAATTCAGGGCGGAACATTGATTTGTTTGTTTGA
- a CDS encoding flagellar basal body-associated FliL family protein translates to MSAKPEAADAAPPPAKSKKMLIIIVAAVLVLVLGGGGAFFFISKKNAAAEEGGEEAAPPPPKAAAVQVDPKAAPVYLPMDPMVVNLSDPGGERVAQIGITLEVIDAKASDTVKAYLPTIRSSVLMLISQRTADELLKAEGKEKLVEDILKATSVPFGGSMDDEDESTTKKKKKRVVQVQYPVTGVLFSSFIVQ, encoded by the coding sequence GTGTCAGCAAAACCAGAAGCAGCCGATGCAGCTCCCCCTCCCGCTAAAAGCAAAAAGATGCTCATCATCATTGTTGCTGCAGTCTTGGTCCTGGTACTTGGAGGTGGCGGCGCTTTTTTCTTTATCAGCAAGAAAAATGCAGCTGCGGAAGAGGGCGGAGAAGAGGCCGCACCTCCACCGCCAAAAGCAGCAGCAGTTCAAGTGGATCCGAAGGCGGCACCTGTCTATTTGCCAATGGATCCGATGGTGGTGAATTTGTCCGATCCCGGTGGCGAGCGTGTTGCCCAAATTGGAATTACTCTCGAGGTAATTGACGCGAAAGCGTCTGACACCGTGAAAGCCTATTTGCCGACTATTCGTAGTAGCGTGTTGATGCTGATATCGCAGCGAACTGCTGATGAGCTGCTGAAGGCCGAAGGCAAAGAGAAGCTGGTTGAGGATATTTTGAAGGCTACCTCGGTTCCTTTCGGGGGCAGCATGGATGACGAGGACGAGTCGACGACCAAGAAAAAGAAAAAGAGAGTCGTGCAGGTGCAGTACCCGGTGACGGGTGTTTTGTTTTCCAGCTTTATCGTGCAGTAA
- the fliP gene encoding flagellar type III secretion system pore protein FliP (The bacterial flagellar biogenesis protein FliP forms a type III secretion system (T3SS)-type pore required for flagellar assembly.): MRVSGISRRLLLVIAALAAFFSHGAAFAQAAGQLPLLVGTGAGGTNFSVPIQTLLFFTALSFIPAIVLMMTGFTRIVIVLSLLRQALGTQSAPPNQVIVGLSLFLTFFVMGPTFDRIYAEAYQPYSQGTLSFEQALQKGEVPIRSFMVKQTRQSDFSLFAKLAKLPADVTAETAPIRVLVPAFVISELKSAFQIGFMIFIPFLVIDIVVASILMSLGMMMLSPVLVALPFKLMLFVLADGWNLLIGSLAASFVT, translated from the coding sequence ATGAGAGTCTCTGGAATTTCCCGTCGTCTTCTGCTTGTTATTGCGGCGCTGGCCGCTTTTTTTTCTCATGGCGCGGCGTTTGCGCAAGCGGCAGGGCAGTTGCCTCTTCTCGTCGGTACAGGTGCAGGTGGGACCAATTTTTCGGTTCCTATTCAAACCTTGCTGTTTTTCACGGCACTTTCTTTCATTCCCGCGATCGTTTTGATGATGACGGGTTTTACCCGCATCGTTATTGTTCTGTCCCTGCTGCGCCAAGCCCTGGGTACCCAGTCTGCGCCACCGAATCAAGTCATTGTGGGTCTCTCTTTGTTCTTGACGTTTTTTGTCATGGGACCGACTTTTGACCGGATCTACGCCGAAGCCTATCAACCGTACTCACAAGGTACGTTGTCGTTTGAGCAAGCTCTGCAAAAGGGGGAGGTGCCGATTCGGAGCTTCATGGTCAAGCAAACGCGGCAGTCTGATTTCTCATTGTTTGCGAAACTTGCCAAGTTACCGGCCGATGTCACCGCAGAAACGGCGCCTATCCGGGTGTTGGTGCCTGCCTTCGTGATCAGTGAGTTGAAGTCCGCCTTTCAGATCGGCTTCATGATTTTTATTCCTTTTTTGGTCATCGATATTGTGGTGGCCAGCATCTTGATGTCACTCGGGATGATGATGTTGTCACCTGTTTTGGTCGCCTTGCCATTCAAATTGATGCTTTTTGTCTTGGCCGATGGCTGGAACTTGCTCATCGGCTCTTTGGCAGCCAGCTTCGTGACCTGA
- the fliJ gene encoding flagellar export protein FliJ, protein MSDSTGLLLAISLAERKRDAVVQQLAQSQQNVRSALDQLEQLRSYAGDTDGRWVRNGTVGLSVELLKHHYQFSGRLQQAMVMQEGVIANLRRQAELVQKQLQAAESRLSGLKTVLSKRRAEAERLARRREQADMDEMAAQLFARTRALNLQGETL, encoded by the coding sequence ATGAGTGACTCAACTGGCTTGCTGCTGGCGATTTCCTTGGCGGAGCGCAAGCGTGACGCGGTGGTGCAGCAGTTGGCCCAGAGTCAGCAAAATGTGCGCTCAGCGTTAGATCAACTGGAGCAACTGCGGTCGTATGCCGGCGATACCGACGGGCGTTGGGTCCGGAATGGCACGGTGGGTTTGTCCGTGGAGTTATTGAAGCATCACTACCAGTTCAGTGGGCGTCTCCAGCAGGCCATGGTGATGCAAGAGGGCGTGATCGCCAACCTGCGCCGTCAGGCAGAGCTCGTGCAAAAGCAATTGCAGGCCGCGGAGTCTCGATTGTCCGGGCTGAAAACGGTGTTATCCAAGCGGCGTGCTGAGGCGGAACGCTTGGCCCGGCGCCGTGAGCAGGCCGATATGGATGAAATGGCAGCGCAGCTTTTTGCGCGAACCCGCGCTCTTAACCTTCAGGGTGAAACGCTATGA
- a CDS encoding FliO/MopB family protein, with protein MSLQFLPVILFLLGLACLPFLIRWLKSRIPQPLHLASAQNKVISAVAVGPHQRVVTVEVGPSHDRVWLTLGVTTNGIQCLHTSAAPAAESAGEVI; from the coding sequence ATGTCATTGCAATTTTTACCCGTCATATTGTTTTTGCTGGGTTTGGCTTGCCTGCCCTTTTTGATCCGCTGGCTAAAATCCCGAATTCCGCAGCCTTTGCATCTTGCGAGTGCCCAGAATAAGGTGATTTCTGCAGTTGCCGTGGGTCCGCATCAGCGTGTCGTCACTGTCGAAGTCGGCCCCTCGCATGATCGTGTTTGGCTGACCCTCGGAGTGACCACAAATGGCATCCAGTGTTTGCACACAAGCGCCGCTCCAGCTGCAGAATCGGCCGGTGAGGTGATATGA
- a CDS encoding FliH/SctL family protein, protein MSRNQARFIPGEEIGSVTDWDFVDVDTSKSKFAAKLAAQALLEEQAKEASVRQTSFSEGHAQGYAEGFAQGHAQATLEGQRQLKEYIANESRSTAESFAQIFVSANAQLAEAEQVMAKGVLELACELARQVLRHEMSTNPNALQPVVREALSVLAIDSKAALVRLNPLDMEVLSEVLRQEFSNLSLTLLPDSSISRGGCIVESAGTVVDGTVEQRWRKTVATLGLDAPWEPEDVPT, encoded by the coding sequence ATGAGTCGCAATCAAGCACGTTTTATCCCCGGCGAAGAAATCGGTTCCGTTACGGACTGGGACTTTGTCGATGTAGACACCTCGAAATCCAAATTCGCGGCCAAGCTGGCAGCGCAGGCTTTGCTGGAAGAGCAGGCCAAAGAGGCGAGCGTCCGGCAGACCTCTTTTTCAGAGGGCCATGCTCAAGGCTACGCAGAAGGTTTTGCCCAGGGGCATGCGCAGGCCACGCTGGAGGGCCAGCGGCAACTCAAAGAGTACATCGCCAACGAAAGCCGGTCGACTGCTGAGAGCTTTGCCCAGATATTTGTTTCCGCGAACGCCCAACTTGCAGAAGCCGAGCAGGTGATGGCAAAAGGCGTGTTGGAGTTGGCCTGTGAACTGGCGCGCCAGGTGTTGCGCCACGAAATGTCCACCAACCCGAATGCCCTGCAGCCCGTCGTGCGCGAGGCGTTGAGTGTTCTGGCGATTGATAGCAAAGCGGCCTTGGTACGGCTGAATCCTCTGGACATGGAGGTGCTGTCGGAGGTCTTGCGCCAAGAGTTTTCGAATCTGTCTCTGACCTTGCTGCCTGATAGCTCCATCAGCCGTGGAGGCTGCATAGTGGAGTCCGCAGGCACGGTGGTCGATGGCACCGTGGAACAACGCTGGCGCAAAACAGTGGCCACCTTGGGGTTGGATGCGCCATGGGAGCCTGAAGATGTCCCTACCTGA
- the fliM gene encoding flagellar motor switch protein FliM, giving the protein MSESFLSQEEVDALLEGVTGESQKTVEEAAEHGEVRSYNISSQERIVRGRMPTMEIVNERFARNLRVGLFNFIRRSPEISVGPVAVQRYSAFLRELAVPTNFNIVAIRPLRGSGLIVCQPALVFGVIDTLYGGIGKFQTRIEGRDFSATEQRVINRLVDVITTEYKKAWKGIYPLELDYQRSEMQPQFANIATPSEIVIATSFQLEIGDITGAIHFCFPYSTLEPIRDVLYSSTQGDSIEVDRRWVNVLTREIQAAEVTLVAELARADATVEQLLGMKKGDFIELDRASRIQATVDGVPIFECQYGTHNSKYALRIEKALRGNDQNWLGERNAI; this is encoded by the coding sequence ATGAGCGAATCCTTTCTTTCCCAAGAAGAGGTCGATGCCTTACTTGAGGGGGTCACTGGTGAGAGCCAGAAAACCGTCGAGGAAGCCGCCGAGCATGGTGAGGTGCGCTCGTACAACATCTCCAGCCAAGAGCGTATTGTTCGCGGGCGTATGCCCACGATGGAGATCGTAAATGAGCGGTTTGCCCGTAATTTGCGGGTGGGGCTTTTTAACTTTATTCGCCGTAGCCCTGAGATCTCGGTGGGGCCGGTGGCTGTGCAGCGCTATAGCGCCTTCCTCCGTGAGTTGGCGGTCCCGACAAACTTCAATATTGTTGCCATTCGGCCCTTACGGGGGAGCGGGCTGATTGTTTGTCAGCCGGCTCTGGTGTTTGGTGTGATCGACACGCTGTACGGCGGGATCGGGAAATTTCAGACGCGGATTGAAGGGCGCGATTTTTCTGCCACCGAGCAGCGCGTCATCAACCGCTTGGTAGACGTCATTACGACCGAATACAAGAAGGCATGGAAAGGCATTTATCCCTTGGAGCTGGATTACCAGCGTTCAGAAATGCAGCCGCAGTTCGCGAATATTGCGACGCCGAGTGAGATCGTGATTGCGACATCGTTCCAACTAGAAATTGGAGATATCACCGGCGCGATTCATTTTTGCTTTCCCTATTCCACCCTGGAGCCAATTCGGGATGTGTTGTATTCGTCGACCCAAGGGGACTCGATCGAAGTCGACCGGCGGTGGGTGAATGTGCTGACGCGCGAGATCCAGGCCGCGGAGGTCACGCTGGTGGCAGAGCTTGCACGCGCGGATGCAACGGTGGAGCAACTTCTGGGAATGAAAAAAGGGGATTTCATCGAGTTGGATCGGGCTTCTCGTATTCAAGCTACTGTCGACGGGGTGCCGATCTTCGAGTGCCAGTACGGTACGCATAATTCAAAATACGCGCTGCGCATAGAAAAGGCGCTTCGCGGCAATGACCAAAATTGGTTGGGAGAACGAAATGCCATCTGA
- a CDS encoding response regulator transcription factor, whose amino-acid sequence MYQIETAFDTGSQEELKNVLRSARCEILVLDLNLPGRGGLEIIPTLKESQPHIKTLVVSMYPEDQYALRCLKAGASGYFNKSGEPADLVKAIQQIHTGKRYLTAAVSELLVESLNTPEHETLHAKLSEREMQTLIKIASGKKLSDIAEDLMLSPKTVSVYRARLLEKLALSNNAELTVYAIRNALV is encoded by the coding sequence TTGTATCAAATCGAGACTGCGTTTGACACAGGCAGTCAGGAAGAACTGAAAAATGTGCTCCGCTCGGCTCGCTGCGAAATCCTGGTCCTCGACCTGAACCTACCGGGAAGGGGCGGGCTAGAAATTATTCCTACCCTGAAAGAGTCGCAGCCGCACATCAAGACACTAGTCGTTTCGATGTACCCCGAGGATCAATACGCGCTTCGGTGCCTCAAAGCAGGCGCGTCCGGGTACTTCAATAAATCGGGGGAACCAGCAGATCTGGTGAAGGCGATCCAACAAATCCATACTGGGAAACGATATTTAACGGCTGCCGTATCGGAGCTGTTAGTAGAAAGCTTGAACACACCAGAGCATGAAACCTTGCATGCGAAGCTATCCGAGCGAGAAATGCAAACGCTGATAAAAATTGCGTCCGGGAAAAAGCTCTCCGATATCGCGGAGGACCTGATGCTGAGTCCCAAGACCGTCAGCGTCTACAGGGCACGCCTCTTGGAAAAACTCGCTTTATCAAACAACGCGGAACTCACTGTCTACGCTATCCGCAACGCTCTGGTTTAA
- the fliR gene encoding flagellar biosynthetic protein FliR has protein sequence MISFDEAQIAQWLSPIFWPFLRILAVFTSAPVLSSRAFPMRAKVALSFLVALAAQATLPEAPVISVSDPRALAVVMQQVVIGLSIGFAVRLVFASVELAGEVVGFQMGLNFAAFFDPSMNTQSSAVARFFGQMASLLFVVMNGHLMVLMAVTQSFVAFPVSPSFLQELASMQLQKLGAEVFASALWIALPMVGILLFTNMALGIISRVSPQMNIFAIGFPITLVVGILAIAITLPMLDQPFMALMIRVVSLFGVG, from the coding sequence GTGATTTCTTTTGACGAGGCACAGATCGCCCAATGGCTCTCGCCAATCTTCTGGCCCTTTTTGCGGATTTTGGCGGTTTTTACTTCCGCTCCGGTACTTTCGTCTCGCGCCTTTCCTATGCGCGCAAAGGTTGCGCTGTCCTTTTTAGTGGCATTGGCGGCGCAAGCGACCCTGCCTGAGGCTCCCGTTATCTCCGTTTCAGACCCCCGAGCGTTGGCAGTTGTGATGCAGCAGGTGGTGATCGGTTTGTCAATCGGCTTTGCTGTTCGGTTGGTTTTTGCATCTGTCGAGCTGGCTGGCGAGGTAGTCGGATTTCAAATGGGGCTGAACTTCGCGGCTTTTTTTGATCCGTCCATGAATACCCAATCGAGTGCAGTCGCTCGGTTTTTCGGTCAGATGGCGTCGTTGCTTTTTGTCGTCATGAACGGACATTTGATGGTGCTGATGGCCGTTACCCAAAGCTTTGTGGCTTTTCCGGTTTCGCCAAGTTTCTTGCAAGAGTTGGCCTCTATGCAGCTGCAAAAACTAGGCGCCGAAGTGTTTGCGAGTGCGCTCTGGATTGCCTTGCCAATGGTCGGGATCTTGTTGTTCACCAATATGGCGCTAGGGATCATTTCGCGGGTGTCGCCACAAATGAATATTTTTGCAATCGGTTTTCCGATCACGCTAGTCGTCGGCATTTTGGCGATCGCCATTACGTTGCCGATGCTCGATCAGCCCTTTATGGCGCTGATGATTCGGGTTGTTAGTCTGTTCGGAGTAGGTTGA
- the fliQ gene encoding flagellar biosynthesis protein FliQ, translated as MNAQTVLTLGQEALLMLLMVSAPVLGTALLVGLLVSLFQAVTQIHEATLAFVPKLLAVIAVFAVAGPWMLTMLVEYIRRMLEAIPTSVV; from the coding sequence ATGAATGCCCAAACCGTGTTGACCCTGGGTCAAGAGGCGCTGCTCATGTTGTTGATGGTGTCAGCGCCAGTGCTGGGAACGGCGCTCCTGGTGGGTTTGCTGGTCAGTTTGTTTCAAGCCGTGACGCAGATTCATGAAGCGACTCTGGCATTCGTTCCCAAGCTTTTGGCGGTTATCGCTGTATTCGCGGTTGCTGGGCCATGGATGTTGACCATGCTGGTGGAGTACATACGACGGATGTTGGAAGCGATACCAACGTCTGTGGTCTAG
- the fliI gene encoding flagellar protein export ATPase FliI encodes MSLPETQPSASTEKWTTFLAQARDAVREESSLEVRGTLTKLTGLVLEASGIRVPVGSQCVVTMRAREPVLAEVVGFSGDRAYLMPAGDVHGLSSGAGVAAAPAFVPVPRLGEKPATVDAASAGMLRLPLGDGLLGRVVDSQGYPMDRMGPLADVAARVLDRKPINAMDRAPVREALDTGVRSINALLTVGRGQRLGLFAGSGVGKSVLLGMMARYTQADVIVVGLIGERGREVKEFIEDILGVDGRARSVVVAAPADAPPLLRMQGATYATAIAEYFRDQGRHVLLLMDSLTRYAMAQREIALAIGEPPATKGYPPSCFAKLPQLVERSGNGLNGVGSITAFYTVLSEGDDQQDPIADAARAILDGHIVLSRALAESGHYPAIDVEQSASRVMHNVVDRGHFEQARRFRSLYSRYQKGRDLVQIGAYAPGSDPMLDEAIALQPGMHQFLQQDMFEAAPMEQTLAELAMSTSVEALP; translated from the coding sequence ATGTCCCTACCTGAGACCCAGCCATCCGCTTCCACTGAAAAGTGGACCACTTTCCTAGCCCAGGCGCGGGATGCGGTGCGCGAGGAGTCGTCGCTGGAAGTGCGCGGCACCCTGACGAAATTGACCGGCTTGGTGCTGGAAGCCAGCGGAATCCGCGTGCCCGTCGGGTCGCAATGTGTGGTGACGATGCGTGCGCGTGAGCCGGTGTTGGCCGAAGTGGTCGGGTTTTCGGGGGACCGGGCGTATTTGATGCCGGCGGGTGATGTGCATGGCCTCTCTAGCGGAGCCGGAGTGGCTGCAGCGCCTGCTTTTGTGCCGGTGCCCCGTTTGGGTGAAAAGCCAGCAACCGTGGATGCGGCCTCCGCCGGTATGTTGCGCCTGCCCTTGGGTGACGGGCTGTTAGGTCGTGTGGTTGACTCACAAGGCTACCCCATGGATCGCATGGGCCCTTTGGCCGATGTTGCGGCACGTGTTTTAGACCGCAAGCCCATCAATGCGATGGACCGTGCGCCAGTGCGCGAGGCGCTCGACACCGGAGTGCGCAGTATCAATGCGCTCTTGACTGTGGGGCGGGGCCAGCGACTGGGGCTGTTTGCAGGCTCCGGTGTGGGCAAGAGTGTGCTGTTAGGGATGATGGCCCGCTACACCCAAGCCGATGTGATTGTGGTGGGCTTGATCGGCGAGCGGGGCCGGGAAGTTAAAGAATTCATCGAAGACATTCTGGGCGTGGACGGGCGTGCCCGATCGGTCGTGGTTGCTGCGCCGGCAGATGCGCCGCCCTTGCTGCGTATGCAGGGGGCAACCTATGCCACTGCGATTGCAGAGTATTTCCGCGACCAAGGCCGGCATGTGTTACTGCTGATGGATTCGCTGACGCGTTACGCGATGGCACAGCGCGAAATTGCCCTAGCCATTGGGGAGCCACCTGCGACCAAGGGGTATCCGCCTTCATGCTTTGCCAAGCTGCCCCAACTGGTCGAGCGCAGCGGCAATGGTTTGAATGGTGTGGGTTCGATCACTGCGTTTTACACCGTGCTGTCAGAGGGGGATGACCAGCAGGATCCGATTGCGGATGCTGCGCGCGCCATTCTCGACGGCCATATTGTGCTGTCACGTGCCCTGGCAGAGTCGGGCCACTACCCGGCTATTGATGTGGAGCAATCGGCTTCCCGGGTGATGCACAACGTGGTGGATCGGGGGCATTTTGAACAGGCACGGCGTTTTCGCAGCCTCTATTCCCGGTACCAGAAGGGCCGGGATTTGGTTCAGATTGGTGCCTATGCGCCGGGCTCTGACCCGATGTTGGACGAAGCCATTGCATTGCAACCCGGTATGCATCAGTTTTTACAGCAGGATATGTTTGAGGCGGCACCCATGGAGCAAACGCTGGCAGAGCTGGCGATGAGCACCTCGGTAGAGGCCTTGCCATGA